A section of the Candidatus Zixiibacteriota bacterium genome encodes:
- a CDS encoding PEP-CTERM sorting domain-containing protein: MKGKIIITLVAFLLLAVSQVYALPSLTINGTLMDPLRDADDNVVMSFDHGQQTWTLMAEFAGWHAKNNFGFYTDPNDPTIIFPGSASPVVDATTSISAGTEFGLYMWADLDRPNGDPILYSHKQYTTGTGDNDYQYFYVYDVRAYRGLGYSYDFDTDHEDFSTVGNYDYLIYVDDSGAGPDYDHNDMVLGVSAVPEPGTLILLGIGLATGAGIVRRRKS, encoded by the coding sequence ATGAAGGGTAAAATCATTATTACTTTAGTTGCTTTCTTACTTCTGGCTGTCTCTCAGGTCTATGCTCTGCCCTCTCTGACCATCAACGGCACACTTATGGATCCTCTTCGTGATGCTGATGATAATGTCGTTATGAGTTTCGATCACGGGCAACAGACATGGACTCTGATGGCTGAGTTTGCCGGCTGGCACGCCAAGAATAATTTTGGTTTCTATACCGACCCGAACGACCCGACGATTATCTTCCCCGGTTCGGCTTCACCCGTTGTTGATGCCACCACCTCTATTTCTGCAGGAACCGAATTTGGCCTGTATATGTGGGCTGATCTGGACCGCCCCAATGGCGATCCGATCCTGTATTCACACAAACAGTACACAACAGGAACAGGCGACAACGACTACCAGTACTTCTATGTTTACGATGTCAGGGCCTACCGCGGTCTCGGGTATTCCTATGATTTCGATACCGACCATGAGGATTTCTCGACAGTCGGTAATTACGATTATTTGATTTATGTCGATGATTCCGGGGCGGGTCCCGATTATGACCACAACGACATGGTCCTGGGTGTTTCAGCAGTACCCGAACCGGGCACGCTGATCCTGCTTGGAATCGGTCTGGCCACCGGCGCCGGTATTGTTCGCAGACGCAAAAGCTGA